Proteins encoded together in one Cyanobacterium stanieri LEGE 03274 window:
- the uvrA gene encoding excinuclease ABC subunit UvrA gives MIRIRGARQHNLKNIDLELPRNQLIVFTGVSGSGKSSLAFDTIFAEGQRRYVESLSAYARQFLGQLDKPDVDSIEGLSPAISIDQKSTSHNPRSTVGTVTEIYDYLRLLYGRAGEPHCPICGQSIAPQTIDEMCDRVMALPEKTKLHLLAPVVRGKKGNHHQLLSSLSSQGFVRVKINGEIRELGDNIELKPQKKHDISVLVDRLVVKANIQERLADSLGTCLKIADGVAMVEMVGKEEETIIFSENFACPTHGAVMEELSPRLFSFNSPYGACGHCHGLGTLKTFSPHLIVPDPDAIVLKAIAPWADKENPYYVSLLEYVAEEYGFKLSDKWHTLTEKQQQIIFYGDKEIQQIQYGYYRGVIPMLEKTYQESNSEVIKQKLEQYIEHQTCEVCHGKRLKPEALAVKLGQYTINDLTSVSIGECLTRVNDIQLTPKQAQIGELALKEIKARLKFLLDVGLDYLTLDRTAMTLSGGEAQRIRLATQIGSGLTGVLYVLDEPSIGLHQRDNDRLLETLKKLRDLDNTLIIVEHDEDTIKSADYIVDIGPKAGVHGGEIVYQGDYKNFLKSKASLTSAYLSGRKKIVTPDTRREGNGNFLTLKNCHRNNLKNIDVEIPLGKFVCITGVSGSGKSTLINELLYPSLKHHLNRNVPFPKELDSLEGIEAVDKVIVIDQSPIGRTPRSNPATYTGVFDVIRDMFAQTTEAKARGYKPGRFSFNVKGGRCEACGGQGVNVISMNFLPDVYVQCDICKGARYNRETLQVKYKDYSIADVLDMTVEEALKVFENIPRAVNRLQTLVDVGLTYVKLGQSAPTLSGGEAQRVKLATELSRRATGKTVYLIDEPTTGLSFYDVHHLLNVLQKLADKGNSIIVIEHNLDVIRCADWIIDLGLEGGNKGGELVAIGTPEDIATSKKSHLAKYLKI, from the coding sequence ATGATTCGTATTCGTGGCGCTAGGCAACACAACCTCAAAAATATTGATTTAGAATTACCCCGCAATCAATTAATAGTCTTTACAGGGGTATCGGGTAGCGGAAAATCTTCCCTTGCTTTTGATACTATTTTCGCAGAAGGGCAACGGCGTTATGTAGAGTCATTGAGTGCCTATGCCAGACAGTTTTTAGGGCAACTGGATAAACCTGATGTAGATAGCATCGAAGGGTTATCCCCCGCCATTTCTATCGATCAAAAATCCACATCCCATAATCCTCGCTCAACGGTAGGCACGGTTACGGAAATCTATGATTATCTTAGGTTACTCTATGGTAGGGCAGGGGAACCCCATTGTCCAATATGTGGTCAATCTATCGCCCCCCAAACCATTGACGAAATGTGTGACAGGGTGATGGCTTTACCTGAAAAAACTAAACTACATTTACTTGCCCCAGTAGTCAGAGGAAAAAAAGGAAATCATCATCAATTACTTTCTAGTTTAAGCTCTCAGGGATTTGTAAGGGTAAAAATTAATGGGGAAATTCGGGAGTTAGGGGATAATATCGAGCTAAAACCCCAGAAAAAACATGATATAAGTGTATTAGTCGATCGCCTCGTAGTCAAGGCAAACATTCAAGAAAGATTAGCCGATTCTTTAGGTACTTGTTTAAAAATTGCCGATGGTGTTGCCATGGTGGAGATGGTGGGTAAAGAGGAAGAAACCATCATTTTCTCGGAAAATTTCGCTTGTCCAACCCATGGCGCGGTGATGGAAGAATTGTCCCCCCGTTTATTTTCTTTCAACTCCCCCTATGGTGCTTGTGGCCATTGTCATGGTTTGGGTACTCTCAAAACCTTTTCACCCCATTTGATTGTACCAGATCCCGATGCCATAGTTCTAAAGGCGATCGCCCCTTGGGCAGACAAGGAAAACCCCTATTATGTCTCCCTCCTCGAATATGTTGCCGAAGAATACGGCTTCAAACTAAGCGACAAATGGCATACTCTCACTGAAAAACAACAACAGATAATTTTCTACGGAGACAAAGAAATTCAACAAATCCAATACGGTTACTATCGAGGAGTAATCCCCATGCTCGAAAAAACCTACCAAGAAAGTAACTCCGAAGTAATTAAACAAAAACTAGAACAATACATCGAACATCAAACCTGCGAAGTCTGTCACGGTAAAAGATTAAAACCCGAGGCGCTCGCCGTCAAACTAGGACAATACACCATCAACGACTTAACCAGCGTTTCCATCGGTGAATGCTTAACCAGAGTCAATGATATTCAACTTACCCCCAAACAAGCCCAAATCGGAGAATTAGCCCTCAAAGAAATCAAAGCCCGACTAAAATTTTTACTCGACGTCGGCTTAGACTATCTTACCCTAGATCGTACCGCCATGACCCTCTCAGGGGGAGAAGCCCAACGGATTCGCCTCGCTACCCAAATCGGTTCGGGACTTACAGGGGTATTATATGTATTAGACGAACCTAGCATCGGTTTACATCAACGGGATAACGATCGCCTCTTAGAAACCCTCAAAAAATTACGAGATCTCGACAATACTTTGATTATTGTAGAACATGACGAAGACACAATCAAGAGCGCCGATTATATTGTTGACATTGGGCCAAAAGCAGGAGTCCATGGAGGGGAAATCGTTTATCAAGGAGATTATAAAAACTTCCTCAAATCCAAAGCATCCCTTACCAGTGCCTATTTATCAGGCAGAAAAAAAATTGTCACCCCCGACACCAGAAGGGAAGGAAACGGCAACTTTTTAACCCTCAAAAACTGTCACCGTAACAACCTCAAAAACATTGATGTAGAAATCCCCCTCGGAAAATTTGTCTGTATCACAGGGGTTTCAGGCTCAGGAAAATCCACCCTCATCAACGAATTACTATATCCCTCCCTCAAACACCACCTTAATCGCAATGTACCTTTTCCCAAAGAATTAGATAGCCTAGAAGGCATAGAAGCGGTAGATAAAGTCATTGTAATCGATCAATCTCCCATCGGACGCACTCCCCGTTCTAATCCTGCCACCTATACAGGGGTATTTGACGTCATTAGAGATATGTTTGCCCAAACCACTGAAGCCAAAGCAAGGGGTTATAAACCAGGTAGATTTTCCTTTAATGTCAAGGGGGGAAGGTGCGAAGCCTGTGGAGGGCAAGGGGTAAATGTCATTTCCATGAACTTCTTACCCGATGTATATGTACAATGTGATATATGTAAGGGGGCAAGGTATAACCGAGAAACTTTACAGGTGAAATATAAGGATTATTCCATCGCCGATGTATTGGATATGACGGTAGAAGAAGCCTTGAAGGTGTTTGAAAATATCCCTCGTGCTGTCAATCGTTTACAAACCCTTGTGGATGTGGGTTTAACCTATGTCAAACTAGGGCAATCGGCGCCCACCTTGTCGGGGGGGGAAGCCCAACGGGTAAAACTTGCTACGGAATTATCTCGCCGTGCCACAGGAAAAACAGTATATTTAATTGATGAACCTACCACGGGATTATCTTTTTATGATGTGCATCATCTCTTAAATGTATTACAAAAATTGGCAGATAAAGGCAACTCTATCATTGTCATTGAGCATAATTTGGATGTGATAAGGTGTGCTGATTGGATTATCGATTTAGGTTTGGAAGGGGGAAACAAGGGGGGAGAATTGGTGGCCATTGGCACTCCCGAAGATATTGCCACATCGAAAAAGTCTCATTTGGCGAAGTATCTCAAAATCTAA
- a CDS encoding hemolysin family protein: MSLPDIGFRLLAIFSLIAINAFFVTGEFAIVSVRRSRINHLVLEGDIPSQTVQSLQKSLDRLLSTTQLGITLSSLALGWIGESTMAQILQSWIIALSLPANINQILIHSVSIPLSFILLVYLQIVLGELCPKSFSLLYAENLARFLAPPIRVIGIIFKPFIDILNQSTKFILRLFGAEYTGQGWYKQVTPEELQLIIRTEKESSGLEAEERELLSNVFEFGDVEAMEIMTPRVNIDYLSLDSTYQDLIEEVAKTGHSRYPVIGESLDDIRGIINLKDSVSFLGKHEDLENNQNPPLSENKLSQSIKDLIRPVKFLSEFTPLSELLNVMQQSRLKMVIIVDEYGGTAGLVSMQNLINEILGHEEKSITNQESEVTVIDEQNFLVWAQINLEELNDLLDFNLPLTEEYTTLGGFLIYQWQKIPSRGEKYVFDNLVFTIADMDGPRIHKIKVTIQDSTGEMVDNQG, from the coding sequence ATGAGTTTGCCTGATATTGGATTTAGATTACTAGCTATTTTTTCTCTGATTGCCATTAACGCTTTTTTTGTTACGGGAGAATTTGCTATAGTTTCTGTGAGGCGATCGCGCATTAATCATCTAGTATTAGAAGGAGATATACCCTCCCAAACTGTCCAATCTTTACAAAAAAGTTTAGATAGACTTCTTTCTACCACCCAACTAGGTATCACCCTTTCTAGTCTTGCCCTGGGTTGGATAGGGGAAAGCACCATGGCACAAATCCTACAATCATGGATTATTGCCCTCTCTCTCCCCGCCAACATTAATCAAATTTTGATTCATTCTGTTTCCATTCCCCTTTCTTTTATTCTTCTGGTTTACCTACAAATCGTATTGGGGGAATTATGCCCAAAATCTTTCTCCCTATTGTATGCTGAAAATTTAGCTCGATTCCTCGCCCCTCCCATTCGAGTCATTGGCATTATTTTTAAACCTTTTATCGATATTCTCAACCAATCTACTAAATTTATACTCCGTTTATTTGGGGCTGAATACACTGGGCAAGGGTGGTATAAACAAGTTACCCCCGAAGAATTACAACTTATCATTCGTACGGAAAAAGAGTCATCTGGTTTAGAAGCCGAAGAAAGGGAATTATTAAGTAATGTCTTTGAGTTTGGGGATGTGGAAGCCATGGAAATCATGACACCCCGAGTAAATATTGATTATTTATCCCTTGATTCTACCTATCAAGATTTAATTGAAGAAGTGGCGAAAACAGGCCATTCCCGTTATCCTGTCATTGGTGAATCTCTCGATGACATTCGAGGTATTATTAATCTTAAAGATAGTGTTTCTTTTTTAGGCAAACATGAAGACTTAGAAAATAATCAAAATCCTCCTTTATCGGAAAATAAATTATCACAATCGATTAAGGATTTAATTCGCCCTGTTAAATTTTTATCGGAATTTACCCCCCTCAGTGAGTTACTTAATGTGATGCAACAATCACGGCTAAAAATGGTAATTATTGTGGATGAGTATGGAGGCACTGCGGGATTAGTTTCTATGCAAAATCTGATTAATGAAATTTTAGGTCATGAGGAAAAAAGTATCACTAATCAGGAGTCGGAAGTTACGGTAATTGATGAACAAAATTTCTTGGTTTGGGCTCAAATTAATCTTGAGGAGTTAAACGATTTACTCGATTTTAATTTACCTCTGACGGAGGAATATACTACCCTTGGGGGATTTTTAATTTATCAGTGGCAAAAAATTCCTTCTAGGGGGGAAAAATATGTTTTTGATAATCTTGTTTTCACCATTGCTGATATGGATGGCCCTCGCATTCATAAGATTAAGGTTACTATTCAAGATTCTACGGGGGAAATGGTTGATAATCAAGGTTAA
- a CDS encoding esterase-like activity of phytase family protein, with amino-acid sequence MLNKISKIITLLIIICSLFFIDINPVFAQERLFLDLSLEYLDTYELKIQDYENTKVGGFSGITYNQQKDYFYVISDDRSRLAPARFYTVKINIENDKIDDVILENVTFLKDNNGELYANDTIDPEAIALSPRNSIFISSEGISHLRVAPFINEYDLDGNLLSEVPIPKRYIYNKEEKKGIQDNYGFESLTIKANATMAQDPFRLFTGSELALTQDFNDKIPETLLRSRMMHYVVNPFGQPVLISENLYPVNQADFGVIYNGLNELYALPEEGYLLSLERTFGLRGFGAKIFQIVMANATDIYAEKSLAGNIDNINLIKKKLLLNLKDLNIDFDNLEGLTFGPRLPDGSQSLILVSDNNFKYSTEKTQFLLFKIVKNTQGNN; translated from the coding sequence ATGTTAAATAAAATTTCTAAAATTATTACTCTATTAATCATAATATGTAGTTTATTTTTTATAGATATTAACCCAGTTTTTGCCCAAGAAAGACTATTTTTAGATTTATCTTTAGAATATTTAGACACCTATGAATTAAAAATTCAAGATTATGAAAATACAAAAGTTGGTGGATTTTCTGGTATTACTTATAATCAACAGAAAGATTATTTTTATGTGATTTCAGATGATCGCTCTCGTCTTGCTCCTGCTCGTTTTTATACGGTAAAAATTAACATAGAAAATGATAAAATAGATGATGTTATCCTTGAAAATGTTACTTTTTTAAAAGATAATAACGGGGAATTATATGCTAATGATACCATAGACCCTGAGGCGATCGCCCTTAGCCCCAGAAATAGTATTTTCATCTCTAGCGAAGGCATTAGTCATCTAAGAGTTGCCCCTTTTATTAATGAATATGACTTAGATGGAAATTTACTTTCTGAAGTACCGATTCCCAAAAGATATATTTACAATAAGGAAGAAAAAAAAGGCATCCAAGATAACTACGGCTTTGAATCTTTAACCATTAAAGCTAATGCTACCATGGCTCAAGATCCTTTTAGACTATTTACAGGCAGTGAATTAGCACTCACCCAAGATTTTAATGATAAAATTCCCGAAACCTTATTACGTAGTCGAATGATGCACTATGTAGTTAATCCTTTTGGGCAACCTGTGTTAATTTCTGAAAATTTATACCCTGTTAATCAAGCAGATTTTGGGGTAATTTATAATGGTTTAAATGAATTATACGCCCTCCCAGAAGAAGGTTATTTATTATCTTTAGAAAGAACTTTTGGTTTAAGGGGTTTTGGAGCAAAAATATTTCAAATAGTGATGGCAAATGCTACAGATATTTATGCAGAAAAAAGTTTGGCAGGAAATATTGATAATATTAATTTGATTAAGAAAAAATTGCTCTTAAACTTGAAAGATTTAAATATAGATTTTGATAACTTAGAGGGCTTAACTTTTGGGCCTAGATTGCCTGATGGTAGTCAAAGTTTAATTTTAGTTAGCGACAACAACTTTAAATACTCCACCGAAAAAACTCAATTTTTATTATTTAAAATTGTAAAAAATACTCAAGGTAACAATTAA
- a CDS encoding competence/damage-inducible protein A, with translation MSAEIICIGTEILLGDILNSNAQYLAQELAKLGIPHYYQTVVGDNLNRIHHVIKTALERSSILIFTGGLGPTPDDLTTEAIASYFQTKMIEDGEIIEDIKIKFAHRGREMTPNNRKQALIPQGALVLPNKTGTAPGMMWEKEDKIILTFPGVPSEMKQMWQDTAVPFLKTKGWGQEIIYSQMMRFRGIGESSLAQKVNHLFDLTNPTVAPYASHGEVKLRVSTKAKNPEEARKIIQPITEEIKAIAGQDYFGSDSDTLASVVGNILKQKGETISVAESCTGGGLGAMLTDIEGSSEYFMGGIIAYSNEVKMKLLGVSEDDLNKEGAVSAMVAEQMAIGVREKLGTDWGIGITGIAGPGGGTESKPVGLVYIGIASAKGEVFSYGDTYGSNRGRYLVRYLSACNALDKLRRML, from the coding sequence ATGAGTGCAGAAATTATTTGTATTGGTACAGAAATTTTACTGGGAGATATTCTTAACAGTAATGCTCAATATTTAGCCCAAGAATTAGCAAAACTGGGTATTCCCCATTATTATCAAACCGTAGTGGGTGATAATTTAAACCGTATTCATCATGTTATTAAAACAGCCCTAGAAAGGTCATCGATTTTAATTTTTACAGGGGGTTTAGGCCCTACCCCAGATGATTTGACAACCGAGGCGATCGCCTCTTATTTTCAGACTAAAATGATCGAAGATGGGGAAATTATCGAAGATATAAAAATAAAATTTGCCCACAGGGGCAGAGAAATGACACCCAACAATCGTAAACAAGCCCTTATTCCCCAAGGGGCGTTAGTGTTACCCAACAAAACAGGCACAGCACCAGGAATGATGTGGGAAAAAGAAGATAAAATTATTTTAACCTTCCCGGGTGTACCCTCAGAAATGAAACAGATGTGGCAAGATACCGCCGTGCCTTTTCTCAAAACCAAAGGTTGGGGGCAGGAAATTATCTATAGTCAAATGATGCGTTTTCGGGGCATTGGAGAATCTTCCCTAGCCCAAAAAGTCAACCACTTGTTTGATTTAACTAACCCCACCGTTGCCCCCTACGCTTCCCATGGGGAGGTAAAATTAAGGGTATCCACCAAAGCAAAAAACCCTGAGGAAGCAAGAAAAATAATTCAACCTATCACCGAGGAAATCAAAGCCATTGCAGGGCAAGATTATTTTGGCAGTGATAGCGATACCTTAGCTTCTGTGGTGGGTAATATCTTAAAACAAAAAGGAGAAACCATTTCCGTTGCCGAGTCTTGCACAGGGGGCGGTTTAGGGGCTATGTTAACCGACATTGAGGGCAGTTCGGAATATTTCATGGGGGGGATCATTGCCTACAGTAACGAGGTAAAAATGAAGCTCCTAGGGGTGTCTGAGGACGATTTAAATAAGGAAGGGGCAGTAAGTGCCATGGTGGCAGAGCAAATGGCGATCGGAGTTCGGGAAAAGTTAGGCACGGATTGGGGTATTGGTATTACAGGCATTGCAGGGCCTGGGGGTGGCACGGAGTCTAAGCCCGTGGGTTTGGTTTATATCGGTATTGCTTCGGCTAAAGGAGAAGTATTTAGTTATGGTGATACTTATGGTAGTAATCGGGGCAGATATTTAGTACGTTATTTATCGGCTTGTAATGCCCTTGATAAGTTAAGGAGAATGCTTTAA
- a CDS encoding Uma2 family endonuclease has protein sequence MFLQEKVSDDLKPEEKLISLEEFLNWYPDGFYGRFELRNGVIVKMQPTGTHEQVAGFIASKLSVYIERFSLPLFIPRQGLIKAIDTDKSAYIPDVMVLDNDCVKNDEPMWKKRSTITQGKTVKLAIEVVSTNWQDDYLTKLGEYEKLGIEEYWIIDYLGLGGRRYIGNPKQPTISICHLVEDEYTMESFKNQDVIKSQLFPELNLTAEKFSR, from the coding sequence ATGTTTCTCCAAGAAAAAGTCAGTGATGATTTGAAACCAGAAGAAAAGTTAATAAGTTTAGAAGAGTTTCTTAACTGGTATCCTGATGGTTTTTATGGTCGATTTGAGTTACGTAATGGAGTTATTGTTAAAATGCAACCCACCGGCACCCATGAGCAAGTAGCTGGTTTTATAGCCTCAAAATTATCCGTCTATATCGAACGTTTTAGTTTGCCCTTGTTTATTCCCCGACAAGGATTAATTAAAGCCATAGATACCGATAAATCTGCTTATATTCCAGACGTGATGGTATTAGACAACGATTGTGTCAAAAATGATGAACCCATGTGGAAAAAACGCTCGACCATTACTCAGGGAAAAACTGTTAAATTAGCCATAGAAGTTGTTAGCACCAATTGGCAAGATGATTATTTAACGAAGTTAGGGGAGTATGAAAAATTAGGAATTGAGGAATATTGGATTATTGATTATTTGGGTTTGGGGGGAAGGCGTTACATTGGCAATCCAAAGCAACCAACTATTTCTATTTGTCACTTGGTAGAAGATGAATACACTATGGAGTCATTTAAAAATCAAGATGTTATCAAATCTCAGTTGTTTCCTGAACTTAATTTAACCGCTGAAAAATTTTCGAGGTAG
- a CDS encoding ABC transporter ATP-binding protein produces MEIIRLDNVELWRRTQEEFNYDLKKTIFSFLQGKYTKPSKKRVLNNIDLTIKSGQKIGIIGSNGAGKSTLLKVICGILPPTQGTVRVRGNIAPLIELGAGFNPDMTVQDNIILYGVLLGYSRQEMKVRTPEILDFAELMDYAHIPVKGLSSGMMARLGFAIATDVQPDILILDEVLSVGDARFSQKSHQRIESLWEKSSTILFVSHSLESVKDLCDRTIWLKNGTVAFDGDTTTAIDMYLDSVGIAH; encoded by the coding sequence ATGGAAATTATTAGATTAGATAATGTAGAGTTGTGGAGAAGAACCCAAGAGGAATTTAATTATGATTTAAAGAAGACTATTTTTTCTTTTTTACAGGGTAAATATACGAAACCAAGCAAGAAAAGGGTTTTAAACAATATTGATTTAACTATCAAGTCGGGGCAGAAAATAGGCATTATTGGCTCTAATGGTGCGGGAAAGTCAACTTTATTGAAGGTTATTTGTGGAATTTTACCGCCCACCCAAGGCACGGTGAGGGTTAGGGGGAATATTGCTCCTTTGATTGAGTTAGGGGCGGGTTTTAATCCTGATATGACGGTGCAGGATAATATTATTCTTTATGGGGTGTTGTTGGGTTATTCTCGTCAGGAAATGAAGGTTCGAACCCCTGAAATTCTTGATTTTGCAGAATTAATGGATTATGCTCATATTCCTGTTAAGGGTTTGTCATCGGGGATGATGGCGAGGTTGGGTTTTGCGATCGCAACGGATGTGCAACCTGATATATTAATTTTGGATGAGGTGTTATCGGTGGGAGATGCTAGATTTTCTCAAAAATCCCATCAAAGAATTGAATCTCTGTGGGAAAAAAGTAGTACCATTTTATTTGTATCCCACAGTTTGGAGTCTGTAAAGGATCTGTGCGATCGCACCATATGGTTAAAAAACGGTACTGTTGCCTTTGATGGAGACACCACCACCGCCATTGATATGTATCTTGACTCTGTGGGTATAGCCCATTAA
- a CDS encoding ABC transporter permease produces MVVALKKHWLVLQKTSFWSTAKRYQELLAVLIPQNLHTRYRGSFLGVYWSLLNPLTMTGLYTAIFGATFASYYGDSIINYTLAAFTGLLITNFFSGSTSQALGSIVANGSLLNKIRLPLPVFPLTMIGVNVFQFLVGSFPLLAIVTLVNSQNIFYIPLLLIPFLALVLVCTGVGLFMAALYVFFRDLGYFYEIATFILWITSPVFYPAEIVPENIQPFLHLNPLVPIIESLREISLQSTIPTMESFARSFLGGIIILAFGWFFFQRCKSAFIDLL; encoded by the coding sequence ATGGTTGTAGCTCTCAAAAAGCATTGGCTAGTATTACAAAAAACATCTTTTTGGTCAACGGCCAAACGATACCAAGAATTGTTAGCTGTTTTGATACCTCAAAATCTCCATACCCGCTACAGAGGTTCTTTTTTAGGGGTATATTGGTCATTATTAAACCCTTTAACCATGACGGGATTATATACAGCTATTTTCGGGGCTACCTTTGCTTCCTATTATGGAGATTCGATTATTAACTATACCTTGGCTGCTTTTACAGGGTTATTAATTACTAATTTTTTTAGTGGTTCTACTAGCCAAGCCTTAGGAAGTATTGTAGCCAATGGAAGTTTACTTAACAAGATTCGTTTACCTTTGCCTGTATTTCCCCTGACGATGATTGGGGTTAATGTATTTCAATTTTTAGTTGGCTCTTTTCCTCTCCTTGCCATTGTAACTTTGGTTAATTCCCAGAATATTTTTTATATACCTTTGTTGTTAATACCATTTCTTGCTTTAGTTTTGGTATGTACGGGGGTTGGGTTGTTCATGGCTGCCCTATATGTATTTTTTCGGGATTTGGGCTATTTTTACGAAATTGCTACTTTTATTCTCTGGATTACTAGCCCTGTGTTTTATCCTGCGGAAATTGTACCGGAAAATATACAACCTTTTTTACACCTTAATCCTTTAGTGCCGATCATTGAAAGTTTGAGGGAAATTAGTTTACAATCAACTATTCCTACTATGGAATCTTTTGCGAGAAGTTTTTTGGGTGGTATAATTATTCTTGCTTTTGGTTGGTTCTTTTTTCAACGGTGTAAATCAGCTTTTATTGATTTACTTTAA
- the prmC gene encoding peptide chain release factor N(5)-glutamine methyltransferase has product MDEIIISGKDLFSWYQETVFNAKKYNISIEELHYLLAELTELDALSIKLKNYQYRQQIFSQKSLSDLAKIWQLRTEKRYPIQYLVGKCYWRDLELKVTPDVLIPRPETELIIDIALEITKEYPQLKTGHWADLGTGSGAIALSLAKTFPQATIHAIDQSSNALSIATENAHNLGLKEKITFHHGSWFEPISHLKYTLSGILSNPPYIPSHIVPTLQPEVANHEPTSALDGGKDGLEDIKIIINQAPEYLQKNGLLIIEIMAGQAPQVCKILESNHQYHSIKTHADLAKIPRFIIAQKH; this is encoded by the coding sequence ATGGATGAAATAATAATTTCTGGGAAAGATTTATTTTCTTGGTATCAAGAAACAGTTTTCAATGCTAAAAAATACAATATATCCATAGAAGAATTACATTATCTTTTAGCTGAACTCACCGAATTAGATGCCTTGAGTATTAAATTAAAAAATTATCAATATAGGCAACAAATTTTCAGCCAGAAAAGTTTATCAGATTTAGCAAAAATATGGCAATTAAGAACCGAAAAAAGATACCCCATTCAATATCTAGTCGGTAAATGTTATTGGCGAGATTTAGAATTAAAAGTAACCCCCGATGTCTTAATTCCTCGCCCTGAAACTGAATTAATTATTGATATTGCTTTAGAGATTACCAAAGAATATCCTCAACTAAAAACAGGACATTGGGCTGATTTAGGTACAGGAAGCGGTGCGATCGCCCTTAGCCTAGCCAAAACCTTTCCCCAAGCCACAATCCACGCCATCGATCAAAGCTCCAACGCCCTCTCAATCGCCACAGAAAACGCCCACAACCTCGGTCTAAAAGAAAAAATCACTTTTCACCACGGAAGTTGGTTTGAACCCATCTCCCATCTTAAATACACCCTTTCTGGCATACTTTCTAACCCCCCTTACATCCCCTCCCATATAGTCCCAACCCTACAACCAGAAGTTGCCAACCATGAACCAACCAGCGCCCTAGATGGAGGAAAAGACGGCCTAGAAGACATTAAAATAATTATCAATCAAGCCCCAGAATATTTACAAAAAAACGGACTACTAATCATCGAAATAATGGCAGGACAAGCCCCCCAAGTATGTAAAATATTAGAATCAAACCATCAATATCACTCCATAAAAACCCATGCCGACTTAGCCAAAATTCCCAGGTTTATCATCGCCCAAAAACATTGA